A single region of the Nitrosomonas sp. Is79A3 genome encodes:
- a CDS encoding methane monooxygenase/ammonia monooxygenase subunit B — protein sequence MNIKSILKLGVLGLYGAAIGAASLAVTLVVDVAPAAAHGERSQEPFLRMRSIQWYDLKWQPKVTKVNDIATMTGKFHLAEDWPRAVGKPTRAFFNVGSPSPVFVRLSTKLNGEPTFISGPLEIGRDYEFEVKLKARIPGRHHMHAMVNIKDAGPIAGPASWMNISGSWDDFTNPITTLTGKTIDLENFNFSNGIFWHVLWLAIGCFWIGYFVAKPMFLPRSRVLLAYGDELLTSPTDRKVGLAVAILTCAVVWGGYRYTESVHPYTVPIQAGESKVAPMPIAPNPVAIKVTHANYDVPGRALRVTMEITNNGDSAVNIGEFTTAGVRFVNKLGQQHLDPDYPRELVATGLSMDDDKGIQPGETREVKMEAKDALWEVQRLMALLGDPESRFGGLLMTWDQEGNRYINSIAGAVIPVFTKL from the coding sequence ATGAATATAAAAAGCATTTTAAAGCTGGGCGTATTAGGCCTGTATGGAGCTGCGATAGGAGCGGCATCACTGGCGGTAACGCTGGTAGTAGACGTAGCACCGGCAGCGGCACACGGTGAACGTTCACAAGAACCGTTCCTGCGTATGCGTAGTATTCAATGGTACGACTTGAAATGGCAACCGAAAGTCACCAAAGTCAATGACATTGCTACCATGACAGGGAAGTTTCACTTAGCAGAAGATTGGCCACGTGCGGTAGGTAAGCCAACACGTGCATTTTTTAACGTAGGAAGTCCTAGCCCGGTGTTTGTACGTTTAAGCACCAAGCTGAATGGCGAACCGACCTTCATATCAGGCCCACTGGAAATTGGACGTGACTATGAATTTGAAGTGAAACTGAAAGCAAGGATTCCAGGACGTCATCACATGCACGCGATGGTAAACATCAAGGACGCAGGACCTATTGCAGGCCCAGCCTCTTGGATGAACATCTCTGGAAGTTGGGATGACTTCACCAACCCAATCACCACACTGACTGGTAAAACCATTGACCTGGAGAATTTCAACTTCAGCAATGGCATATTCTGGCATGTATTATGGCTAGCTATCGGCTGCTTCTGGATTGGCTACTTTGTAGCGAAACCGATGTTCCTGCCACGTAGCCGTGTATTGCTGGCGTATGGTGATGAGTTACTGACATCACCAACGGACAGAAAAGTTGGATTGGCAGTTGCGATCCTGACCTGTGCAGTGGTATGGGGAGGCTATCGTTATACAGAAAGCGTGCACCCATACACAGTACCGATCCAAGCTGGTGAATCTAAAGTAGCACCAATGCCGATTGCACCGAACCCAGTTGCAATCAAAGTAACACATGCTAACTATGACGTACCAGGCCGCGCATTACGTGTGACCATGGAAATCACCAACAATGGAGACTCAGCGGTCAACATCGGTGAATTCACCACAGCAGGTGTACGTTTTGTTAACAAATTGGGACAGCAACACCTGGATCCAGATTATCCAAGAGAACTGGTAGCAACTGGTTTATCAATGGATGACGACAAAGGAATTCAGCCTGGAGAAACCCGTGAAGTTAAGATGGAAGCCAAAGATGCGTTGTGGGAAGTACAACGTTTGATGGCACTGTTGGGTGACCCAGAAAGCCGCTTTGGTGGCTTACTGATGACCTGGGACCAAGAAGGCAATCGCTATATTAATAGTATTGCTGGTGCAGTTATCCCAGTCTTTACCAAGCTATAA
- a CDS encoding methane monooxygenase/ammonia monooxygenase subunit A, with product MSRTDEILAAAKMPPEAVRMSRYIDAVYFPILCILLVGTYHMHFMLLAGDWDFWLDWKDRQWWPVVTPIVGIMYCAALQYYLWVNYRLPFGATLCIVCLLVGEWLTRYWGFYWWSHYPINFVLPSTMIPGALMLDTVLLLTGNWLITALLGGGFWGLFFYPGNWPIFGPTHLPVVVEGVLLSVADYTGFLYVRTGTPEYVRLIEQGSLRTFGGHTTVIAAFFGAFVSMLMFCVWWYFGKLYCTAFYYVKGERGRISMKNDVTAFGEKGFAQGIK from the coding sequence GTGAGTAGAACAGACGAAATTTTAGCAGCGGCAAAGATGCCGCCAGAAGCAGTCAGAATGTCCAGATATATAGATGCGGTGTATTTTCCAATTCTCTGTATTCTTCTGGTTGGTACCTATCACATGCACTTCATGCTACTGGCAGGAGACTGGGATTTTTGGCTTGACTGGAAAGACCGTCAATGGTGGCCTGTTGTAACACCGATTGTAGGTATCATGTACTGTGCAGCGCTTCAGTATTACCTGTGGGTAAACTATCGCCTGCCATTTGGCGCGACACTCTGTATCGTATGCCTGTTAGTAGGTGAATGGCTGACCCGTTACTGGGGCTTCTACTGGTGGTCACATTACCCAATCAACTTTGTATTGCCATCAACCATGATTCCTGGTGCGCTGATGTTAGATACAGTTTTACTGTTGACGGGTAACTGGCTGATTACAGCACTGTTAGGCGGTGGTTTCTGGGGATTGTTTTTCTATCCAGGCAACTGGCCGATATTTGGCCCGACCCACTTACCAGTGGTAGTAGAAGGTGTATTACTGTCAGTAGCTGACTACACAGGATTCCTGTATGTGCGGACTGGTACACCGGAATATGTGCGCTTGATTGAACAAGGCTCACTGCGTACGTTTGGTGGACACACCACAGTGATTGCGGCCTTCTTCGGGGCTTTTGTATCCATGCTGATGTTCTGTGTATGGTGGTACTTTGGCAAATTATATTGCACCGCTTTCTACTATGTTAAAGGTGAAAGAGGTCGTATCTCTATGAAGAACGACGTAACAGCTTTTGGTGAAAAAGGCTTTGCACAGGGGATCAAATAA
- a CDS encoding methane monooxygenase/ammonia monooxygenase subunit C, producing the protein MATTYGTTSASSSANYDMSLWYDSKYYKIGMLTMLLVAIFWIWYQRTFAYSHGMDSMEPEFDKVWMGLWRVHMTLMPLFALITWGWILKTRDTKEQLDNLDPKLEIKRYFYWMMWLGVYLFGVYWGGSFFTEQDASWHQVIIRDTSFTPSHVVVFYGSFPMYIVCGIASYLYAMTRLPLYSRGTSFPLVMAIAGPLMILPNVGLNEWGHAFWFMEELFSAPLHWGFVILGWAGLFSGGIAAQIITRYSNLTDVIWNNSSKEILNNRIVP; encoded by the coding sequence ATGGCAACAACTTATGGCACAACGAGCGCAAGTTCGAGCGCTAACTATGACATGTCGCTGTGGTACGACTCAAAGTACTACAAGATAGGAATGCTCACCATGTTATTGGTGGCGATATTTTGGATCTGGTATCAAAGGACATTTGCATATTCACACGGCATGGACTCGATGGAACCGGAATTTGACAAAGTGTGGATGGGACTGTGGCGCGTACACATGACCCTGATGCCTTTATTTGCTTTGATCACCTGGGGCTGGATCCTGAAGACCCGTGACACGAAAGAACAACTGGACAACCTGGATCCAAAGTTAGAGATCAAACGTTATTTCTACTGGATGATGTGGCTGGGTGTGTATTTGTTTGGTGTTTACTGGGGCGGAAGCTTCTTCACCGAACAAGATGCATCGTGGCACCAAGTGATTATTCGTGACACTAGCTTCACGCCAAGTCACGTAGTGGTGTTTTACGGCTCATTCCCGATGTACATCGTATGTGGCATAGCCTCATACCTGTACGCGATGACCCGTTTGCCACTGTATAGCCGCGGCACATCATTCCCGCTGGTTATGGCAATTGCAGGCCCATTGATGATTCTGCCTAACGTAGGATTGAACGAATGGGGTCATGCATTCTGGTTCATGGAAGAACTGTTCAGTGCGCCATTGCACTGGGGCTTTGTGATTCTGGGCTGGGCAGGCTTGTTTTCAGGTGGTATCGCAGCACAAATTATCACCCGTTACTCCAACCTGACCGACGTTATCTGGAATAACTCAAGCAAAGAGATTCTGAACAACCGGATAGTTCCTTAA
- a CDS encoding IS4 family transposase, whose product MHAGKLVFAQLMEHLPLRTFHQCVARYSGRYPTLKFSHLDQFLCMAFAQLTYRESLRDIETCLRAHQAKLYHLGIRGNIAKSTLADANEQRDCRIYMDFAMSLIQTARKLYASDSFAVELEQTVYALDTTTIDLCLSVFPWARFRSTKATVKMHTLLDLRGNIPTFIHISDGKMHEVNVFDILTPEAGSFYIMDRGFTDFSRWYTMHQAQAFFVTRAKSNLLFRRVYSRSVDKSTGLRCDQTIALRAPKASKDYPQHLRRIKFYDAEHDKHLVFLANNFDLPALTIAQLYRCRWQVELFFKWIKQHLRIKRFYGTTENAVKTQIWIAISVYVLVAIVKKRLNTEASLYTILQILSLTLFEKTPIDQLVKNTEVQITMSKNNNQLNLFN is encoded by the coding sequence ATGCACGCAGGGAAATTGGTGTTTGCCCAATTAATGGAGCACCTGCCTTTGCGCACGTTTCATCAGTGCGTAGCCAGATATTCAGGTCGATATCCAACACTCAAGTTCTCGCATCTCGACCAGTTTCTGTGCATGGCTTTCGCACAACTGACTTACCGCGAGAGTCTGCGCGACATCGAAACCTGTCTGCGCGCCCACCAAGCCAAGCTCTACCATTTGGGCATACGAGGCAACATCGCCAAGAGTACGTTGGCTGATGCCAACGAGCAGCGCGACTGCCGCATCTATATGGATTTCGCGATGAGCCTGATCCAGACAGCCAGAAAGCTTTACGCCAGCGACAGCTTTGCTGTCGAGCTGGAACAAACGGTCTACGCACTCGATACCACGACCATTGACTTGTGCTTGAGCGTCTTTCCGTGGGCACGCTTCCGCTCCACCAAGGCTACCGTTAAGATGCATACGCTGCTTGACCTGCGCGGCAATATTCCAACCTTCATTCATATCAGCGATGGCAAGATGCACGAGGTCAATGTGTTCGACATCCTGACACCCGAAGCTGGCAGCTTTTACATCATGGATCGGGGCTTCACCGATTTTTCTCGCTGGTACACCATGCACCAAGCACAAGCATTTTTTGTAACACGCGCTAAATCCAATCTGCTTTTTCGCCGCGTCTACTCTCGCTCCGTGGACAAATCCACCGGACTGCGCTGTGACCAAACCATTGCCCTAAGGGCTCCCAAGGCTAGCAAGGATTATCCTCAGCACCTGCGGCGTATCAAGTTCTACGATGCAGAACACGACAAGCATCTGGTATTTCTAGCCAACAACTTCGACTTACCTGCGCTGACCATCGCTCAGCTTTATCGTTGTCGCTGGCAGGTCGAACTATTCTTCAAGTGGATCAAGCAACATCTTCGTATCAAGCGTTTCTACGGAACTACTGAGAACGCAGTCAAAACGCAGATATGGATTGCCATATCGGTTTATGTCTTGGTTGCCATCGTGAAAAAGCGGCTCAATACCGAAGCTTCGCTTTACACAATTCTACAGATTTTAAGCCTGACTCTTTTCGAGAAAACACCTATCGATCAATTGGTTAAAAATACCGAGGTGCAAATAACCATGTCGAAAAATAATAACCAACTGAATCTATTCAATTAA
- a CDS encoding peptidase M10A and M12B matrixin and adamalysin yields the protein MITHPTGYDGTGGKLIITVGILPSSLHADRMEIPLQNAINIWNQLVPTTGNVITSGNSIPENHFDFESVALHELGHCIGLSHPNLASESGLADDNKNYTASTKGANNLFDLNSGTDGVIGSRDDIRGDDVNLYWFLKGINNPFLLPIVIDKTTYSQNLDDLPLRDQYVVNGDRSVSKLFGLEKTEAVMQQGIQASESRRTLTSDDVATLRLGMSGLDMLAGTSDDYTVLLQYVRSVRRFN from the coding sequence GTGATAACTCATCCAACTGGCTATGATGGAACAGGGGGAAAACTGATTATAACAGTAGGTATTTTACCTTCCTCACTCCATGCGGATAGGATGGAAATACCTCTTCAGAATGCTATTAACATTTGGAATCAATTAGTGCCTACAACCGGGAATGTAATCACATCAGGAAATAGTATTCCTGAAAATCACTTTGATTTTGAGTCTGTTGCTCTTCATGAGCTGGGGCATTGTATTGGGCTTTCGCATCCCAATTTGGCGTCGGAATCAGGTCTTGCCGATGATAATAAAAATTATACGGCCTCTACCAAAGGCGCCAATAATTTATTTGATTTAAATAGCGGTACTGATGGAGTCATTGGTTCCAGAGATGACATACGTGGCGATGATGTGAATTTATATTGGTTTTTAAAAGGAATTAATAATCCTTTTCTTTTGCCAATAGTGATTGATAAGACAACATATAGTCAGAATCTTGACGATCTACCTTTGCGTGATCAGTATGTAGTCAATGGTGATCGCAGTGTATCGAAATTATTCGGATTGGAGAAAACTGAGGCAGTAATGCAGCAAGGTATCCAAGCAAGCGAGTCAAGGCGTACCTTAACTAGTGATGATGTGGCAACCTTACGTTTGGGTATGAGTGGTCTTGATATGCTTGCAGGGACGAGCGATGACTATACAGTACTACTGCAGTATGTCAGAAGTGTCCGGAGATTTAATTGA